The proteins below are encoded in one region of Clostridium estertheticum:
- a CDS encoding DHA2 family efflux MFS transporter permease subunit has protein sequence MENKGNDNSNRWLVLFVVIIGTFMSVLDSSIVNIAVPTLMSVFGVDLDKIKWVLTAYTLALGVVIPFTGYLMERYDFKQIYMFALGMFSVGSLLCGLAWSNNTMIIFRIIQALGGGMIMPVGMAVVFSLFPPNERGKALGIWGVAAMVAPAIGPTLGGYLLQTTSWRLLFYINVPIGIAGVILAGIIMKKGPKKPKIAFDYLGFISISISLVSLLYVLGEGTIDWSNIETQMLITIGCLGMVFFVINELTHDNPLLELRIFKELNFSISQGLSIITTLAMMGGMYVLPLFLQNVRGFTAMETGMIMFPSAIASGIMMPISGALFDKFGAKALTITGLIIVGIASYKFTFLSMGMSKETITMLNLIRGVGMGLCMMPVNTAGMNCIPPHLTAKASALSNTIRQVTSSLSVTIMTSLIQSRNSFNYAKLANEITPFNQVAVNYMKTLTGVYMNSGYSAANAKVAAVTAIAGGLARQAYIDAQTYAIAVTSLAIVFGIVLVLFLREKKQLPKVKSVDSMQEEMHMADMLE, from the coding sequence ATGGAAAACAAAGGAAATGATAACTCAAATAGGTGGCTTGTACTGTTTGTAGTAATAATCGGAACTTTTATGTCTGTATTGGATAGCAGTATCGTAAATATCGCTGTCCCTACTCTAATGTCTGTGTTTGGTGTAGATTTGGACAAGATAAAATGGGTATTAACTGCATATACTTTAGCACTTGGTGTAGTTATTCCATTTACAGGTTATCTAATGGAGAGATATGATTTTAAACAAATATATATGTTTGCACTTGGAATGTTTTCGGTTGGTTCACTTCTGTGTGGTTTAGCTTGGAGCAATAATACGATGATAATTTTTAGAATTATCCAAGCACTAGGTGGGGGTATGATTATGCCTGTAGGTATGGCTGTCGTTTTCAGTTTGTTCCCACCGAATGAACGAGGAAAAGCCTTAGGGATTTGGGGGGTAGCTGCTATGGTGGCGCCTGCTATCGGTCCAACACTCGGCGGCTATCTTCTACAAACTACAAGCTGGAGATTACTTTTTTACATAAATGTACCTATAGGGATAGCAGGAGTTATACTCGCTGGTATCATAATGAAAAAAGGACCTAAAAAACCAAAGATAGCTTTTGACTACCTAGGGTTTATTTCGATATCTATCAGCCTTGTAAGTTTATTATACGTATTAGGTGAGGGTACAATAGATTGGTCAAATATAGAAACTCAAATGCTTATAACAATAGGATGCTTAGGTATGGTTTTCTTTGTTATTAATGAACTTACACATGATAATCCATTGTTAGAATTACGAATATTTAAAGAATTAAATTTTTCTATAAGTCAAGGGTTATCAATAATTACTACATTAGCTATGATGGGTGGGATGTATGTATTACCTCTATTTTTGCAAAATGTACGAGGATTTACAGCAATGGAGACAGGTATGATTATGTTTCCCAGTGCTATAGCATCTGGTATTATGATGCCAATAAGTGGGGCACTTTTTGATAAGTTTGGTGCAAAGGCGTTAACAATTACTGGTCTTATAATCGTAGGTATCGCATCCTACAAATTTACTTTTTTAAGTATGGGTATGAGTAAGGAGACTATCACTATGCTTAATCTTATACGTGGTGTAGGCATGGGATTATGTATGATGCCAGTTAATACTGCCGGTATGAATTGCATACCACCACATTTAACTGCAAAAGCATCAGCTCTTTCGAATACCATAAGGCAGGTAACGTCATCTCTAAGTGTAACGATAATGACTTCACTAATACAAAGTAGAAATAGTTTTAATTATGCAAAACTAGCAAATGAAATAACTCCATTTAATCAAGTAGCAGTAAATTATATGAAAACACTTACAGGTGTCTACATGAATTCAGGGTACTCAGCTGCTAATGCCAAAGTAGCAGCAGTTACTGCTATTGCAGGGGGACTTGCTAGGCAAGCATATATTGATGCACAAACATATGCGATTGCTGTTACTTCATTAGCAATAGTTTTTGGAATAGTTTTAGTCCTATTTCTTAGAGAAAAAAAACAGCTACCAAAAGTGAAAAGTGTTGATTCCATGCAAGAAGAAATGCATATGGCAGATATGCTTGAATAA
- a CDS encoding gamma carbonic anhydrase family protein, translating to MIHQFDGQIPSIHKNTFIASSADVIGNVSIGEYSSIWFGAVLRGDMNSMSIGNYTNVQDNCTIHNDDEFAINIGDYVTIGHNAIIHGCTIANYTLIGMGSTILNGAEIGEYTIIGAGSLVTQGKKIPSGVLCMGVPARVVRMLTVQEKEGLKESAHHYAELSMKYIMK from the coding sequence ATGATACATCAATTCGATGGACAAATCCCGAGTATACATAAAAATACTTTTATTGCTAGCAGCGCAGACGTCATAGGAAATGTATCTATAGGAGAGTACAGCAGTATTTGGTTTGGAGCTGTATTAAGAGGTGATATGAATTCTATGTCTATAGGTAATTACACAAATGTTCAAGATAACTGCACTATACATAATGATGATGAGTTCGCTATTAATATTGGAGATTATGTAACTATAGGACATAATGCTATAATACATGGTTGTACAATTGCAAATTATACTTTAATCGGAATGGGAAGTACAATCCTTAATGGTGCAGAAATAGGAGAGTATACTATAATTGGAGCTGGTAGTTTAGTTACGCAAGGGAAAAAAATACCGTCTGGTGTTTTATGCATGGGAGTGCCGGCAAGGGTTGTAAGAATGTTAACGGTTCAGGAAAAAGAAGGCTTAAAAGAATCAGCGCATCATTATGCTGAACTTTCAATGAAATATATAATGAAATAA
- a CDS encoding HlyD family secretion protein: MKSRRKFLLSSVVVVLILALVYIVGHYWYENTYYISTDDAKVTGDFIKAVPHSTGRLLKFNVKEGDFVSKDQILGYIDANSAAANIRAPISGTIVKVVSHVGDYVSSSQLTTLALIVDTKKIYINANIEETKINKIHPGQSVDVTVDEYVNKKFIGRVESIGQASESVFAITQSSTSGTYTKVARIIPVKIELNKNDVSLLTGTNATVKIHIK, from the coding sequence ATGAAGAGTAGACGTAAATTTTTATTATCCTCTGTTGTAGTCGTACTTATCTTAGCTTTAGTATATATCGTTGGACACTATTGGTATGAAAATACTTATTATATATCAACAGACGATGCTAAAGTCACTGGTGATTTTATTAAAGCTGTTCCACACTCCACTGGAAGGCTATTGAAATTTAATGTAAAGGAAGGTGATTTTGTATCTAAAGATCAGATTTTAGGATATATAGATGCTAACAGTGCTGCTGCTAATATAAGAGCCCCAATTAGTGGGACAATAGTTAAAGTAGTTTCACATGTAGGTGATTATGTATCAAGTAGTCAATTAACAACATTAGCCTTAATTGTTGATACAAAAAAAATATATATAAATGCTAACATTGAGGAAACAAAAATTAATAAAATACATCCGGGCCAGTCAGTTGATGTAACAGTAGATGAATATGTTAATAAAAAATTTATTGGCAGGGTAGAATCAATTGGGCAAGCATCTGAATCTGTTTTCGCAATTACTCAAAGTTCTACTAGTGGAACTTATACGAAAGTTGCAAGAATAATACCTGTGAAAATTGAGTTGAATAAAAATGACGTTAGTTTATTAACAGGTACTAATGCTACTGTAAAAATACACATAAAGTGA
- a CDS encoding AAA family ATPase produces the protein MVKVIPLVITINHKFGSGGAYLGQRIAEKLNMLYIDHQIIDMTARKLNISSEEVTAGDEKPTSFWHSLLQYFAYIDTSTYAALDSKPVTNHQIFNAEAEAILESYKGKSAVILGRGSSYILANHPRHVSVFLYADSAYRASRIQEINNISEQESLKLVKSTDKMRDLYISEMTGHELEDACQYHLSLDTGILGLDETEKIILEYIHLRFGEM, from the coding sequence ATGGTTAAGGTTATACCACTAGTAATTACGATCAACCATAAATTTGGAAGTGGAGGAGCATATTTAGGTCAGAGAATTGCAGAAAAATTGAATATGCTGTATATTGATCATCAAATTATTGATATGACTGCACGAAAACTAAATATATCATCTGAGGAGGTAACAGCAGGTGATGAAAAGCCGACATCTTTTTGGCATTCTTTATTACAGTACTTTGCATATATCGATACAAGTACATACGCCGCTCTAGATTCGAAACCTGTGACTAATCATCAAATTTTTAATGCAGAGGCAGAAGCAATATTAGAATCTTATAAGGGGAAATCTGCTGTGATATTGGGACGTGGTTCTTCATATATACTTGCGAATCATCCTCGTCATGTAAGTGTTTTTTTGTATGCAGATAGTGCTTATCGGGCGTCACGCATTCAAGAAATTAATAACATATCAGAACAAGAATCACTGAAACTTGTTAAGTCTACCGATAAGATGAGAGATTTATATATAAGTGAAATGACAGGACATGAGCTTGAAGATGCTTGTCAATACCATCTGTCGCTGGATACAGGTATATTAGGACTTGATGAAACAGAAAAAATTATTTTAGAATATATTCATTTAAGGTTTGGAGAAATGTAA
- a CDS encoding vitamin B12-dependent ribonucleotide reductase: protein MAEIKNLIKRVFTKELEKNKAITVFDLFNWKKVNVLLKDHKTNKVLLDMKDLEFPEHYSQNSCDIIASKYFRKSGLNNKKGYEDSMKLVAHRLVNFWCEALINETIIKSDEEKSIIYDELIYAFLNQMFAPNSPQWFNTGLNLSYGIKGGSLDNFYYDEKSKMIVKSKDAYTRTQASACFILSIEDKLLGKHSISEQYVTETKLFKGGSGTGTNFSSIRGIGEKLSSGGISSGLMSFLRGLDRNAGAIKSGGTTRRAAKMLCLDINHPEIMEFMTWKAKEEDKVRALTKMGYDGSFEGEAYETVSGQNGNNSIRFSDEFMTKVDKLSVDPDQTITLKGRCDSSIDKDISVKKLWDTFNDAAWKCADPAPQFDDTFNAWHTCPAGEDGEFGAKHNRINSTNPCGEYAFLDDTSCNLASINIYKFYDPKTKKFDVSGYVHLIGLTQLVLEASIHWGQFPTEDIARKTHLFRTTGLGLSNLASLFMVMGYPYDSEDARNIASSLTGIMTAQSYYVSSLIAKELSPFEKYDINKEYMQIVIRNHARAAGAIKSDFENLNYEPIKVDHDILTKDSLGAISETLKSCWTKALSSGENYGFRNAQVTVLAPTGTISFAMDCGATSVEPYFSHFIYKKLSGGGFMTIVNPVIKDSLANLGYSESETNDIFDYILRKEMVDENGFEYEKIVDGKIEGAPHLKREHLSIFDTANKCGSGKRYISFMGHVLMMAAITPMISGSISKTVNLPKNATINDFKEVILNSWKLGVKGISLYRDGSKASQPLNTTLSEDKELLLEDLSYDALLKKARSLQKTSNQSHSTREKPIGIRYGTTHPAQIEDVKIYTTVNRRSNGEISEIYITTDREGTIITGLLNSLSKAISVMLQHHVPADAISTMLRGQKFEPYGFVQKHPYIKSVSSISDLISKIIDIELGDYSRCQIKPDNYESTNIPNNPLIPVENEISTTLEESANVASPTSKETSKNISDGKIQGERLYSETCSLCSSTRLVRNGTCKVCLDCGTTTGCS, encoded by the coding sequence ATGGCGGAGATAAAAAATTTGATTAAACGGGTTTTCACAAAGGAATTAGAAAAGAATAAAGCTATTACTGTTTTTGATTTATTTAATTGGAAAAAGGTAAATGTTTTGTTAAAAGACCATAAAACTAATAAAGTACTTTTAGACATGAAGGATTTAGAATTTCCGGAACACTACTCACAAAATTCTTGCGATATAATCGCTTCAAAATATTTTAGAAAATCTGGCCTTAATAATAAAAAAGGTTATGAGGATAGTATGAAGCTTGTAGCTCATAGACTTGTAAATTTTTGGTGCGAAGCTTTAATAAATGAAACTATCATTAAATCTGATGAAGAAAAAAGTATTATTTATGATGAATTAATATATGCATTTTTAAATCAAATGTTTGCTCCAAATTCTCCTCAGTGGTTTAACACTGGCCTTAATCTATCATATGGCATAAAAGGTGGATCATTAGATAATTTTTATTATGATGAAAAATCGAAAATGATAGTTAAAAGTAAAGATGCTTATACAAGGACTCAAGCCTCAGCTTGTTTTATTCTATCAATTGAAGATAAATTACTTGGCAAACATTCAATTTCAGAGCAATATGTAACAGAAACCAAATTGTTTAAAGGTGGTTCTGGTACTGGAACTAATTTTTCTAGTATACGAGGCATTGGAGAGAAATTATCTAGTGGTGGTATTTCCTCAGGCCTTATGAGTTTCTTAAGAGGCTTAGATAGAAATGCAGGTGCGATAAAATCTGGTGGAACCACAAGGCGTGCAGCTAAAATGTTATGCCTTGATATAAACCATCCTGAAATAATGGAATTTATGACCTGGAAAGCTAAAGAAGAAGATAAAGTAAGGGCTCTAACTAAAATGGGTTATGATGGCAGTTTTGAGGGAGAGGCTTATGAAACTGTTTCTGGTCAAAATGGAAATAATTCTATAAGATTTTCAGATGAATTTATGACGAAAGTTGATAAGTTGTCAGTTGATCCCGATCAAACTATTACCCTTAAGGGAAGATGTGATTCTTCAATTGACAAAGATATAAGTGTAAAAAAACTATGGGACACCTTTAATGACGCTGCTTGGAAATGTGCAGACCCAGCTCCACAGTTTGATGACACCTTTAATGCATGGCACACTTGTCCTGCTGGAGAAGACGGAGAATTTGGTGCTAAGCATAATAGAATTAATTCAACTAATCCTTGCGGGGAATATGCCTTTTTAGATGATACTTCTTGTAACTTAGCATCTATTAATATTTATAAATTTTATGACCCTAAAACTAAAAAATTTGATGTTTCCGGATATGTGCATTTAATAGGACTTACTCAATTAGTTCTCGAAGCATCGATACATTGGGGACAATTCCCAACTGAAGATATAGCAAGAAAAACTCATTTATTTAGAACCACTGGTCTTGGGCTATCAAATTTAGCTTCATTATTTATGGTAATGGGCTATCCCTATGACTCAGAAGACGCTAGAAATATAGCATCATCACTAACCGGGATAATGACTGCGCAGTCTTATTATGTTTCATCTTTGATTGCTAAAGAATTATCTCCTTTTGAAAAATATGATATTAATAAAGAATACATGCAGATAGTTATAAGAAATCATGCAAGAGCAGCTGGAGCAATAAAGAGTGACTTTGAAAATCTAAACTATGAACCTATTAAAGTGGATCACGATATTTTAACTAAAGACTCTTTAGGTGCTATAAGTGAAACCTTAAAAAGTTGCTGGACAAAAGCATTAAGCAGCGGCGAAAACTATGGTTTTAGAAACGCTCAGGTTACAGTTTTAGCTCCTACTGGCACTATTTCCTTTGCTATGGATTGTGGTGCAACATCTGTAGAGCCATACTTCAGTCATTTTATTTATAAGAAATTATCTGGTGGCGGTTTTATGACCATCGTAAATCCTGTAATTAAAGATTCTCTTGCTAACCTTGGATATTCAGAAAGTGAAACAAATGATATTTTTGATTACATTCTAAGAAAAGAAATGGTTGATGAAAACGGCTTTGAATATGAAAAAATTGTGGACGGTAAAATAGAGGGTGCTCCTCATTTGAAACGGGAACATTTATCTATATTTGATACAGCAAATAAGTGTGGTAGCGGTAAAAGGTATATTTCCTTTATGGGACACGTTCTTATGATGGCAGCAATAACGCCAATGATATCAGGTTCTATATCAAAAACTGTAAACTTACCTAAAAATGCTACTATAAATGATTTTAAAGAAGTTATATTAAATTCTTGGAAATTAGGAGTAAAAGGTATCTCACTTTATAGAGATGGTTCAAAGGCAAGTCAACCACTAAACACTACTTTGTCTGAGGATAAGGAACTATTACTTGAAGATCTATCATATGACGCTCTTTTGAAGAAAGCAAGATCATTACAAAAAACTTCAAATCAATCACACTCAACACGTGAAAAACCAATTGGGATACGTTATGGTACTACTCATCCTGCTCAAATTGAAGATGTAAAGATTTATACTACTGTAAATAGACGTTCAAATGGAGAGATTTCTGAAATATATATAACAACAGATAGAGAAGGTACTATTATTACTGGTTTACTTAATTCTTTATCAAAAGCAATCTCAGTTATGCTTCAACACCATGTACCTGCAGACGCTATCTCGACGATGCTTCGAGGTCAAAAATTTGAACCTTATGGTTTTGTACAAAAACATCCTTATATTAAATCAGTTTCATCTATTTCTGATTTGATTAGCAAAATTATTGATATAGAACTAGGTGACTACAGTAGATGTCAGATTAAACCTGACAATTACGAGAGCACAAATATACCTAATAATCCGTTAATCCCTGTTGAAAATGAAATTTCAACTACTTTAGAAGAATCCGCTAATGTGGCATCTCCTACAAGTAAAGAAACTTCAAAAAACATAAGTGATGGTAAAATTCAAGGTGAAAGATTGTACTCTGAAACCTGCTCACTATGCTCAAGTACTAGGCTTGTTAGAAATGGTACTTGTAAAGTTTGCCTTGATTGTGGAACAACAACTGGATGTAGTTAA
- a CDS encoding GAF domain-containing protein, with the protein MIKLNGIEKMTSEQKYKYMLILLEGQLSSEKNDMANLCNATAIIKAIMDRVNWAGFYILRGNTLILGMFQGLPACNRVEVGKGVCGAAVTQKKPQLVENVHDFSGHIACDSSTNSEIVIPIIKDDVVYGVLDLDSQDIGRFTKLEEKYLVEFVDILNKYIDWSKV; encoded by the coding sequence ATGATAAAATTAAATGGAATAGAGAAGATGACAAGTGAGCAGAAATATAAATATATGCTAATCCTTTTAGAAGGTCAGCTTAGCTCAGAAAAAAATGACATGGCAAATTTATGTAATGCAACGGCCATAATTAAAGCAATTATGGATCGGGTGAATTGGGCAGGGTTTTACATACTAAGGGGTAATACATTAATTCTTGGAATGTTTCAGGGACTTCCGGCTTGTAATAGAGTAGAAGTAGGCAAGGGAGTGTGCGGAGCAGCTGTAACGCAAAAAAAACCTCAGCTTGTAGAAAATGTTCATGACTTTTCTGGGCACATCGCTTGCGACTCTTCAACAAATTCAGAAATTGTTATACCTATAATAAAAGATGATGTAGTTTATGGAGTTTTAGATTTAGATAGTCAAGACATAGGAAGGTTTACCAAACTAGAAGAAAAATATTTAGTCGAATTTGTAGATATTCTTAACAAATATATAGATTGGTCAAAAGTTTAA
- a CDS encoding S1 RNA-binding domain-containing protein: MIKIGDINSLKVVRRADFGYYLGAETDSTDDDILLPMKSTVGRALKIDDEVEAFIYRDSSDRLIATLKKPMAKVGDLAYLKVVDMTTIGSFVEIGLERDILVPFKEENYSLETGKKYLFYIYLDKTGRLAATTFIDKYLYDTDSYEIDDEVEGTVYGIQTNGTLMIAIDDIYRAVILRNENYASVIPGDRLTVRVQKYYEDGKMDVTARKPRLEERDLVERQIIEFLDKSGGSMVYNDKSSPDDIKKTFKTSKNAFKRALGGLMKSGWIVQDTDGTRLIEQETKLEEQETKLEEIEKE; the protein is encoded by the coding sequence ATGATAAAAATAGGAGATATTAATAGTTTAAAGGTAGTTAGAAGGGCAGATTTTGGTTACTACTTGGGTGCTGAGACAGATAGTACGGATGATGATATATTACTTCCAATGAAAAGTACAGTAGGTAGAGCACTTAAAATTGACGATGAAGTTGAAGCGTTTATATACAGGGATTCGAGTGACAGATTAATTGCAACTTTAAAAAAGCCAATGGCAAAAGTTGGAGACTTAGCTTATCTTAAGGTAGTTGACATGACTACAATAGGAAGTTTTGTTGAAATTGGTTTAGAAAGAGATATATTAGTTCCTTTTAAAGAGGAAAATTATAGCTTGGAAACAGGTAAAAAATATCTTTTCTATATATATTTAGATAAGACTGGAAGACTTGCAGCCACTACTTTTATTGATAAGTATTTATATGATACAGATTCATATGAAATTGATGATGAAGTGGAGGGTACAGTATACGGAATCCAGACTAATGGTACATTAATGATAGCTATTGATGATATTTATAGAGCTGTTATTCTAAGAAATGAGAATTACGCTAGTGTAATACCTGGAGATAGACTAACAGTGAGAGTACAGAAATATTACGAGGATGGTAAAATGGATGTAACAGCTAGAAAACCAAGACTAGAAGAAAGAGATTTAGTTGAACGTCAAATAATAGAATTCTTAGATAAGTCTGGTGGTTCTATGGTATACAATGATAAAAGTTCTCCAGATGATATAAAGAAAACATTTAAAACCAGTAAAAATGCATTTAAAAGAGCATTGGGTGGACTTATGAAAAGTGGCTGGATTGTTCAAGACACGGATGGTACTAGATTAATAGAACAAGAGACTAAATTAGAAGAACAAGAGACTAAATTAGAAGAAATAGAAAAAGAATAA
- a CDS encoding S-layer homology domain-containing protein yields the protein MKFRRITMSVFLIFTFFISTISSNFVSAVTVADYSGGVARMKQLGIVNAAVVSNAMTRGQFAKSVVIAADLEDGALGMRGATIFPDITSNSEMSGYVNILLNKGLISGMADGNFHPEIAITYQEICTVIVKLLGYVDGDLVGTYPSNYISKAKTLGITDDLSYQKGDRVTYRAVAVMFDRLLDTDIKAAGSTTTAVTYSDSIKLYSDCIVQDNSVSYDKLAKNEILTDKGVFNVPAAAGKLQVGATYRLKIEDGEIKKVYGKVREPVTITANTIVGNVVNYDEDGTTKSMILPSSITYYYHGVKEAYTSISNLLKTNSSVVFDYNTKVSSSYAVITDPIYSDPELASNIDVNSDTLGNIVFNENTKIIKNGQAILKSDIKETDVVYSVTDLNGGNKYILAVENYVEGYITDIPADSNSLYDIQIDKVNYNYSDDMDITKLASFKDGDLVRVVRDKDDKLLDIKNIENKTGTLAEYIILGTSVTSDDLSNNEILTDKGTLQCLSGVISPEVGAKYKLYVDGTIITKIDKKENTTENYAVTEKVGTDMKWENDKDVTSSIKLPKATVYYHNGEKVNYNVAVTGISLYSSIMLSKNSANNGYEYAVIIDPVFSIPKVYRSGDTSFLKEMDDSEYSFVYSNEMYTENTLSVNYNDVVYFVSDIWNKNRYIYASRKSAFGDIDGFTPNKINATSIKINGTTYEIGKYFDKNKLDKYYSGNFIKVILGEDGSIVDIY from the coding sequence ATGAAATTTCGAAGAATTACTATGAGTGTTTTTTTAATATTTACTTTTTTTATAAGTACAATTAGTTCGAATTTTGTCTCAGCTGTGACTGTTGCTGATTATTCAGGGGGGGTTGCTAGGATGAAGCAACTTGGGATTGTGAATGCAGCGGTAGTTTCTAATGCTATGACTAGGGGGCAATTTGCTAAATCTGTAGTTATAGCTGCTGATTTAGAGGATGGAGCCTTAGGAATGAGAGGGGCTACTATATTCCCGGATATTACATCGAATAGTGAAATGAGCGGTTATGTAAATATACTTTTAAATAAGGGATTAATAAGTGGAATGGCGGATGGAAACTTCCATCCTGAAATTGCAATTACTTATCAAGAAATTTGTACTGTTATTGTAAAGTTACTTGGATATGTTGATGGTGATTTAGTAGGAACGTATCCATCGAACTATATAAGTAAGGCAAAAACATTAGGAATAACTGATGATCTAAGTTATCAAAAGGGTGATAGAGTTACTTATAGGGCAGTAGCCGTAATGTTTGACAGGCTCCTTGACACCGATATAAAGGCTGCTGGGTCAACTACAACGGCTGTAACTTATTCTGATTCGATAAAGTTATATTCTGATTGTATTGTACAAGATAATTCAGTATCCTATGACAAGTTAGCAAAGAACGAAATATTAACAGATAAAGGTGTATTTAATGTTCCAGCTGCCGCAGGGAAACTTCAGGTTGGAGCAACTTATAGGCTTAAGATAGAGGATGGAGAAATTAAAAAGGTTTATGGTAAAGTAAGAGAGCCGGTAACCATTACTGCAAACACTATAGTGGGTAATGTTGTTAATTATGATGAAGATGGGACTACAAAAAGTATGATTCTACCATCTAGTATTACTTATTATTACCATGGCGTAAAGGAAGCTTATACAAGTATAAGTAATCTTTTAAAAACTAATTCTTCAGTAGTATTTGATTATAATACTAAAGTCTCATCTAGTTATGCTGTAATAACTGATCCTATATATAGTGACCCAGAGCTTGCATCAAATATTGATGTTAACTCTGATACATTAGGAAATATAGTATTTAATGAGAATACAAAGATTATAAAAAATGGTCAAGCTATTTTAAAAAGCGATATTAAAGAGACAGATGTAGTTTATAGTGTTACAGATTTAAATGGCGGTAATAAGTATATACTTGCTGTTGAAAATTATGTTGAGGGATACATTACAGATATTCCTGCTGATTCAAATAGTTTATATGATATTCAAATAGATAAGGTGAATTACAATTATAGTGATGATATGGATATTACGAAACTTGCCTCTTTTAAAGATGGCGATTTAGTCCGTGTAGTGCGAGATAAGGATGATAAATTATTAGATATAAAAAATATAGAAAATAAGACTGGAACACTTGCTGAATATATAATACTTGGAACCTCAGTTACAAGTGATGATTTATCAAATAATGAAATTCTTACTGATAAAGGAACTCTTCAGTGTCTTAGTGGGGTAATTTCTCCTGAGGTAGGTGCAAAGTACAAATTGTATGTTGACGGTACTATAATTACAAAAATTGACAAAAAGGAAAACACCACAGAAAATTATGCTGTTACTGAGAAAGTAGGAACAGATATGAAGTGGGAAAATGATAAGGATGTAACTAGTAGCATTAAGTTACCAAAGGCTACTGTGTATTATCATAATGGAGAAAAGGTTAATTATAATGTCGCAGTTACTGGTATCAGTCTTTATTCTTCAATAATGTTATCTAAAAACAGTGCCAATAATGGATATGAATATGCTGTTATTATTGATCCTGTCTTTAGTATACCAAAAGTTTATAGAAGTGGTGATACATCATTCTTAAAGGAAATGGATGATAGTGAATATTCATTTGTTTATAGTAATGAGATGTACACTGAGAATACACTTAGTGTGAATTATAACGATGTGGTTTATTTTGTATCAGATATTTGGAATAAAAACCGTTATATTTATGCTAGTAGAAAAAGTGCATTTGGAGATATTGATGGTTTTACACCAAATAAAATCAATGCAACTAGTATAAAAATTAATGGTACTACTTATGAGATTGGTAAATATTTTGATAAAAACAAACTTGATAAATATTATTCTGGTAATTTCATTAAAGTTATTCTAGGAGAAGATGGTAGCATAGTTGATATATATTAG